Genomic segment of Porites lutea chromosome 13, jaPorLute2.1, whole genome shotgun sequence:
AGTGGTGTTAATCCATGCTTGTTACAAACTGGTATTAAGTGCAATGCTCCAAGATCTAACAAAGTGTCAACAGCACCAGCACTGACAGCATAGTGAAGAGATGTGTTACCATCTTCGTCTTGAAGGTCCATGTTAGCTCCATGTTCAATGAGAAAGGTCACTGCATTCATGAGACCACATCGACATGCTATCATCAAAGGGGTGCAGTTGTCCCCTCTACAAGCATTATTAACAGCAGGTCTGTCTCTCATCAAACGACTCAACACTTCAGGTGGGGCATTAGAATAACTTAAAGCATAGTACACGGCAGTATTACCCATTGCATCTTGAAGATTTACTTTAGCTCCATGCTCAATGAGAGAGCTCACTGCACTCATGTGACCATATTCACATGCTAACATCAACGGGGTGCTGTTATCAAGTCTTGTAAGTGCATTAACCTCTGCTCCATTTTCAATCAAATAACTCAAAATCTCACATGAGACATCAGAACCACACACAGCATAGTGGAGAGCTGTTTGATCATCCTCATCACGAAGATCCAGATCGGCTCCATGTTCAGTGAGAAATGTGACTACTTTCATTTGCCCCCTTTTAGCTGCTATCATCAAAGGAGTTTGCCAGTTGTCATATGCTCTACAATTAACATCACCTCCATGTTCAATCAAGCAACTCAGAATCTCACATGAGATATTTGGATCAAAACATTGTATAGCATGGTGAAGGGCTGTTTGACCATTGTCATCTTTAATATTGACAGAAGCATGATGTTTAATGAGATTGGTAACTACTTTTATTTGCCCCTTTTCAGCTGCTATCATCAAAGGAGTGCGGTTGCCAAATGTTTGTGCATGAACATCACCGCCATGCTCAATCATACAACTCAAAATCTCACATGAGCTGGGATCAGAACACGAACAATGTACAACATCATGAAGGGCTGCCGTTCGATCATACACATCAGCTCCATGATCAATAAGATACATGGCTTCTTTTATGTGCCCCTGTGCTGTTGCTATCATCAAAGGAGTTCGGTCATCATATGTTCTTGCATTAACATCAGCTCCATTTTCTATCAGATAACTCAAACTGTCATATATATATGCATCATTCACACTGACAGCGTGGTGAACTGCTGTTTGTCCACCCTGTCCCGATGATCCGCATTAGCTCCATATTTCATGAGAAACATCACGGCATCATTATGATCATTATCACAAGCTATCATCAAAGGGGTGCAGTCGTTATCTGTACGTACATTAACATCAGCGCCATTTTTAATCAAACATTCTAGGATCTCAACTACGTCACTACCAAAAGAACGGTCAAAACAAGCGCAGTGAAGAGCTGTAAAACCATCTTCGTCTCGAAGATCCACATTAGCTCCACATTCAATGAGCTTGGTAACTGCTATCATTTCCCCCTTTTCAGCTGCTACCATCAAAGGAGAGCGGTTGCCAAATGTTTTTGCATTAACGTCACCTCCATTCTCAATCATCTGCATCATACGACTGAAAATCTCCCATGAGCTGGGATCAGAACAGGAATAATGTACAGCTCCATGATCAATAAGATACATGGCTATATCTGGTTTTATGTGATCCTCTGTTGCTGCTATCATCAAAGGCGTTCGGTCATCAAATGTTCTTGCATTAACATCAGCTCCATTTTCTATCAAACAACTCAAGGCATCAGTAGAATTATAATTCACAGCATGGTGAACTGCTGTTTGTCCATCCTTGTCTTGATGATCGACATTGGCTCCATGTTCCATGAGGAACTTCACGGCATACACATGATCATTATTAGATGCTATCATCAAAGGAGTGTAGTCGTTATCTGTACGTGCATTAACATCAGCGCCGTTTTCAATCAAACATCCTAGAATCTCACCTACGTCAATATAAGCACTGTCAAAACAAGCGTAGTGAAGAGCTGTACAGCCATCTTCATCTCGAAGATCCACGTTAGCTCCATGTTCAATCAGAAAGGTGACTACGTCTCTCTGACTATTTCCAGCTGCTTTCATAAGAGGGGTGCTTTTGTCATCCTCTGAAACTCCATTGACATCGGCCCCATTTTCGATCAAGCACCTCATAATATGAATACGGCCATATGCAGCAGCCTGAAAGAGAGCTGTGCGAATGATTATGAACCAAACGTCTCTTAGGTGATCTTCTCGAACCTCAATGTCTGCTTTGTACTTCAAAAGTACTTTAACACTAGCAAGATTTCCATTGACTACGGCTTTTGCTAACGGAGCGTCTTCATATGGGAATTCACCTGAGCCGTAATGACCGGAACCTAACACGTTGGCTCTTTCACTACTGGTCATATTTTCGAAAAGTTCATCAAGTAAAACGGAATTTCTAGCCTTTATGGCTTTGAAGATTTCTTCTGCACGATCATCGGCCATACCAAAGAGCAACTTCTCAAACAATTGCCTTAGAATCGACGCGTTTTTCGCTGGGGACCGTCAGGAATGGTAAATCCTGATAATTCACACGACCTTTTGAGAACTTCGTTCTGGTGTTTTCT
This window contains:
- the LOC140922502 gene encoding uncharacterized protein produces the protein MADDRAEEIFKAIKARNSVLLDELFENMTSSERANVLGSGHYGSGEFPYEDAPLAKAVVNGNLASVKVLLKYKADIEVREDHLRDVWFIIIRTALFQAAAYGRIHIMRCLIENGADVNGVSEDDKSTPLMKAAGNSQRDVVTFLIEHGANVDLRDEDGCTALHYACFDSAYIDVGEILGCLIENGADVNARTDNDYTPLMIASNNDHVYAVKFLMEHGANVDHQDKDGQTAVHHAVNYNSTDALSCLIENGADVNARTFDDRTPLMIAATEDHIKPDIAMYLIDHGAVHYSCSDPSSWEIFSRMMQMIENGGDVNAKTFGNRSPLMVAAEKGEMIAVTKLIECGANVDLRDEDGFTALHCACFDRSFGSDVVEILECLIKNGADVNVRTDNDCTPLMIACDNDHNDAVMFLMKYGANADHRDRVDKQQFTTLSV